One genomic segment of Gossypium arboreum isolate Shixiya-1 chromosome 3, ASM2569848v2, whole genome shotgun sequence includes these proteins:
- the LOC108475855 gene encoding actin-related protein 2/3 complex subunit 4 translates to MASTLRLYLTCIRNTLEAAMCLQNFPCQEVERHNKPEVELKTSPELLLNPVLICRNEAEKCLIETSINSLRISLKVKQADELENILAKKFLRFLSMRAEAFQVLRRKPVQGYDISFLITNYHCEELQKQKLIDFIVQFMEDIDKEISELKMSVSTRGRLVATEFLKQF, encoded by the exons ATG gCAAGCACATTGAGGCTGTATTTGACTTGCATAAGGAACACTCTTGAGGCTGCTATGTGTCTCCAG AATTTTCCTTGTCAAGAAGTTGAGAGGCATAATAAGCCAGAAGTTGAACTAAA GACAAGCCCAGAACTTCTGCTAAATCCT GTTTTGATATGCCGAAATGAGGCTGAGAAATGCTTAATAGAAACATCTATCAACTCACTACGGATAAGCCTCAAG GTAAAACAAGCAGATGAACTGGAAAACATACTAGCTAAAAAGTTCCTTAGATTTTTGTCTATGAGGGCAGAAGCATTTCAAGTTTTGAGAAGAAAACCAGTACAG GGTTATGATATCAGTTTCCTTATCACGAACTACCACTGTGAAGAGCTGCAGAAACAGAAGCTCATTGATTTTATTGTGCAATTCATGGAG GATATCGATAAAGAGATAAGCGAATTGAAAATGTCGGTGAGTACGCGAGGGAGGTTGGTGGCTACAGAGTTTTTAAAGCAATTCTAA
- the LOC108475337 gene encoding uncharacterized protein At4g04980-like, producing the protein MFIHFGDNFIPFSIYIYIWVVKVKEELDAFERTKDEESRNFKSQGIDFDFNIFVTIKELMVDVSSNCMELVLKEWRETKGANDAEKKANQNLLWRAFKLAFRVYSFAGGNDERADKLAKELANEVLCGSSSPPKLQTKTPIFHL; encoded by the exons ATGTTCATTCATTTTGGTGATAATTTTATTCcattttccatatatatatatatatgggtggTAAAGGTTAAAGAAGAATTGGATGCATTTGAAAGGACAAAGGATGAGGAATCAAGGAACTTCAAGAGCCAAGGGATTGATTTTGACTTCAATATCTTTGTTACTATCAAAGAGTTGATGGTGGATGTTTCTTCCAACTGCATGGAACTTGTCCTTAAG GAATGGAGAGAAACAAAAGGTGCAAATGATGCAGAAAAGAAAGCAAATCAAAACTTGCTGTGGAGAGCTTTTAAATTGGCATTTAGGGTTTACTCATTTGCTGGTGGGAACGATGAGCGTGCTGACAAGTTGGCTAAAGAATTGGCTAATGAAGTTTTGTGTGGTTCTTCTTCACCTCCCAAGCTCCAAACAAAAACCCCAATATTCCATCTTTAA
- the LOC128279332 gene encoding uncharacterized protein At4g04980-like, producing the protein MAELIKFQQHMEAILEVLTDENQVLAKFEDFPIKKLETIRAAAALYSKSNLVVSNLKNWEVKSPAAQLLNKFDCYFTKVDFAPMHFSFFFCII; encoded by the exons ATGGCTGAACTCATTAAGTTCCAACAACATATGGAAGCCATTCTTGAAGTTCTAACCGATGAAAATCAG GTGCTTGCAAAGTTTGAAGATTTCCCTATCAAGAAATTGGAAACAATAAGGGCAGCTGCAGCATTGTACTCTAAATCAAACTTGGTTGTTTCCAACTTAAAGAATTGGGAAGTGAAATCACCTGCTGCACAACTGTTGAACAAATTTGATTGCTATTTCACCAAGGTCGATTTTGCTCCCAtgcatttttcatttttcttttgtaTTATATGA
- the LOC108475853 gene encoding O-fucosyltransferase 1-like, whose protein sequence is MRRPGLHRQHWKQGGGSKGIYAKLTVVVVVLLICTFSVFFSATISGNRASLESSEINVEELWESAKSGGWRPSSAPRSDWPPPPKETNGYLRVRCNGGLNQQRSAICNAVLAARIMNATLVLPELDANSFWHDDSGFQGIYDVEHFIQTLKYDVRIVESIPEIHKNGKTKKIKAHQIRPPRDAPISWYTTVALKKMKEHGAIYLTPFSHRLAEEIDNAEYQRLRCRVNYHALRFKPNIMRLSESIVDKLRAQGHFMSIHLRFEMDMLAFAGCFDIFSPEEQSILKKYRKDNFAEKRLVYNERRAIGKCPLTPEEVGLVLRAMGFDNSTRIYLAAGELFGGDRFMKPFRDLFPRLENHSSVDSSEELVANTRGLLGSAVDYMVCLLSDIFMPTYDGPSNFANNLLGHRLYYGFRTTIRPDRKGLAPIFIDRENGQTAGFEQAVRRVMLKTNFGGPHKRVPPESFYTNSWPECFCQISPSNPADKCPPDNVLEILESQLENEVNRDLEALMETNSTRRTEI, encoded by the exons ATGCGGAG GCCGGGGCTGCATAGGCAGCATTGGAAGCAAGGAGGAGGATCGAAGGGAATTTACGCTAAGCTAACGGTTGTTGTTGTGGTGCTTTTGATCTGCACGTTCTCGGTTTTCTTTTCGGCTACGATTAGTGGAAATCGCGCATCTCTCGAGTCTTCTGAG ATTAATGTCGAAGAACTTTGGGAAAGTGCCAAGTCTGGTGGCTGGAGGCCATCATCTGCTCCACGATCTGATTGGCCCC CTCCTCCAAAGGAAACTAATGGTTATCTTCGAGTTCGTTGCAATGGCGGTCTGAATCAACAACGCAGTGCG ATCTGTAATGCGGTTCTTGCTGCACGAATCATGAATGCCACACTTGTACTGCCTGAGCTGGATGCAAACTCTTTTTGGCATGACGACAG TGGCTTCCAAGGTATCTATGATGTTGAGCATTTTATCCAGACACTGAAGTATGATGTACGAATTGTGGAAAGCATACCTGAAATTCACAAGAATGGCAAAACCAAGAAGATAAAAGCGCATCAG ATTCGCCCCCCTAGGGATGCTCCTATAAGTTGGTATACAACAGTTGCTCTCAAGAAAATGAAGGAACACGGTGCTATTTATCTAACTCCCTTTTCACATCGCCTTGCCGAAGAAATCGACAATGCTGAGTATCAACGTTTGAGGTGTAGAGTTAATTATCATGCTTTAAGGTTCAAGCCAAATATTATGAGGTTAAGTGAGTCAATAGTTGATAAACTCCGTGCACAAGGTCATTTCATGTCGATACATCTTCGTTTTGAGATGGATATGCTTGCATTTGCCGG GTGCTTTGATATATTTAGCCCAGAAGAGCAAAGTATATTGAAGAAGTATAGAAAGGACAATTTTGCAGAGAAAAGACTTGTTTATAATGAAAGAAGGGCCATTGGCAAATGCCCTCTAACTCCAGAGGAG GTTGGTCTTGTCTTGCGTGCTATGGGATTTGACAACTCTACACGGATATACTTAGCCGCTGGTGAACTATTTGGTGGAGATCGTTTTATGAAACCGTTTCGGGATCTTTTCCCTCGCCTTGAGAATCACAGTTCTGTGGACTCTTCAGAGGAACTAGTTGCAAACACACGGGGTTTGTTAGGCTCGGCTGTTGATTACATGGTTTGTCTTCTTTCGGACATTTTTATGCCAACGTATGATGGACCGAGCAACTTTGCCAACAACCTACTTGGTCACCGTCTCTATTATGGCTTTCGAACTACAATAAGACCAGACAGAAAAGGTCTTGCTCCAATATTCATTGATCGAGAGAATGGACAGACTGCTGGTTTTGAACAAGCAGTTAGGCGTGTCATGCTCAAAACGAATTTCGGTGGGCCTCACAAGCGTGTGCCACCGGAATCATTTTATACGAATTCTTGGCCGGAATGCTTCTGTCAAATATCACCTAGCAATCCTGCAGACAAATGCCCTCCGGATAATGTTTTGGAAATTTTAGAAAGCCAGTTGGAGAATGAAGTGAATAGAGACCTAGAAGCCTTGATGGAAACAAATTCAACACGTAGAACGGAAATATGA
- the LOC108475854 gene encoding protein GAMETE CELL DEFECTIVE 1, mitochondrial produces MHNLRHLISRLSTTKKPISLQFEPFRALGSRAFSSTSDGSDNLGWGTASSWSSRLTKDHFDGTITPQAGTGDADQSVQLTDIENISDAVKKWNADDKKFKEFTDGWEDRLLETSVLLKQVLEPGARGSYLKDSEKAEMYRLHKENPEVYTVEKLSKDYRIMRQRVEAILWLKKDEEELEKKNALPLDDSVEMLLDNCPEFLNAHDREFHVASLPYKPEFKVMPEGWDGTTKDLDEYHYEISKKEDDMLYEEFVQRFNFNKMKMAGEVKRHKYSRRRPTEGWNFTVEKMGAKGKRGGGGGWKFVSLPDGSSRPLNEMEKMYVRRETPRRRRRILP; encoded by the exons ATGCATAATCTTCGCCACCTGATATCCCGTCTCTCAACCACAAAGAAACCTATATCCCTTCAATTCGAGCCATTTCGAGCTTTGGGTTCACGCGCTTTTTCCTCAACATCAGATGGTTCCGACAATCTAGGCTGGGGCACTGCTTCCTCGTGGTCCAGTCGCTTGACCAAGGACCATTTCGATGGAACCATAACTCCCCAAGCTGGTACCGGAGATGCCGACCAATCCGTACAGCTTACGGATATTGAAAATATATCTGATGCGGTGAAAAAATGGAATGCCGACGACAAGAAGTTCAAGGAGTTCACTGATGGATGGGAAGATCGATTGCTTGAAACAAGTGTTTTGTTGAAACAAGTGCTTGAACCTGGTGCTAGAGGGTCTTATCTTAAGGACTCTGAAAAGGCTGAAATGTATCGTTTGCATAAAGAGAACCCTGAGGTTTATACTGTTGAGAAATTGTCCAAGGATTATAGGATTATGAGACAGAGAGTGGAAGCTATTCTTTGGCTTAAGAAAGATGAAGAAGAATTGGAGAAAAAAAATGCTCTTCCTCTTGATGACTCTGTTGAGATGCTTCTTGACAATTGCCCTGA ATTTTTAAATGCCCACGATCGGGAATTTCATGTAGCATCCCTTCCTTACAAACCTGAGTTCAAAGTTATGCCCGAAGGTTGGGATGGCACCACCAAGGATCTGGATGAATATCATTATGAGATCTCCAAAAAAGAGGATGACATGCTGTATGAAGAATTTGTTCAGAGGTTTAACTTTAATAAAATGAAG ATGGCCGGTGAAGTGAAGCGACACAAGTATAGTAGGAGGCGCCCCACTGAAGGTTGGAACTTCACAGTTGAGAAAATGGGAGCAAAAGGGAAGCGCGGAGGTGGTGGTGGGTGGAAGTTTGTAAGTTTACCAGATGGATCAAGTCGACCACTCAACGAAATGGAGAAAATGTATGTAAGACGAGAGACACCACGCCGAAGACGTAGAATTCTCCCATGA